The proteins below are encoded in one region of Bacteroidota bacterium:
- the ftsA gene encoding cell division protein FtsA: MDEDIVVGLDVGTTKVCVIVARIMGDKKIDIIGIGKAPSDGLHRGIVVNPHKTIESIKAALEEAKLNSGVDISSVSVGIAGHHIRCIQSSSIIGINNPDRVISEEDVRRLLDQSRILKLPSDTKIIEVVPQEYIIDGKDGIYETPVGMFGTKLEAKVNIITGLVSSIDDLSKCVTSCGVDIDDIVLEPIASSYSVLDETEKKVGVAMIDIGGGTTDVAVFKKGVLKYTAGIGIAGNLVTNDIVEALGISDAEAERIKRDYGYATLSEILNDDEITFESIHRNQPKRTKKSILSRIIMARMQDIFELSAVELKNSGIQKELHAGVVVTGGGSLVRGSRELAEEVLGMEVNLGFPTGLSGGLTKEVESPIFATGVGLVLHRVKTLNDAYKLSPTDKKKKSKKLNAKGILAKIKEWFDEL; this comes from the coding sequence ATGGATGAAGATATAGTTGTGGGACTTGATGTTGGCACAACGAAGGTATGCGTTATCGTTGCAAGGATAATGGGTGATAAAAAAATTGATATAATCGGAATCGGCAAAGCTCCTTCTGATGGTTTGCACAGAGGTATAGTTGTAAATCCTCATAAGACAATTGAATCGATTAAAGCTGCTCTTGAAGAAGCAAAATTAAATTCAGGTGTTGATATTTCTTCAGTGTCTGTCGGTATTGCCGGGCATCATATAAGATGCATACAGTCAAGCAGTATAATAGGTATTAATAATCCTGACAGAGTTATTTCAGAGGAAGATGTAAGAAGATTGTTGGACCAGTCACGAATTTTGAAATTACCAAGCGATACAAAAATAATTGAAGTTGTTCCACAGGAATATATTATAGACGGCAAGGATGGAATATATGAAACTCCTGTTGGTATGTTCGGAACAAAGCTTGAAGCTAAAGTAAATATTATAACAGGACTTGTATCATCTATCGATGATTTATCCAAATGCGTTACAAGTTGCGGCGTTGATATAGATGATATTGTGCTTGAGCCTATTGCATCATCTTATTCCGTGCTTGATGAAACAGAAAAGAAGGTCGGTGTTGCAATGATTGATATCGGCGGCGGAACAACTGACGTTGCAGTTTTCAAAAAAGGTGTTTTAAAATACACTGCAGGTATTGGTATTGCCGGAAATTTAGTCACGAACGATATAGTGGAAGCGCTCGGAATTTCAGATGCAGAAGCAGAGAGAATAAAACGTGATTACGGCTATGCAACACTTAGCGAAATACTTAATGATGATGAAATTACATTTGAATCAATTCATCGCAATCAGCCGAAGCGTACTAAGAAAAGCATTCTGTCAAGAATTATAATGGCGCGTATGCAGGATATTTTTGAACTCAGCGCAGTTGAATTAAAAAATTCAGGAATTCAAAAAGAATTACACGCAGGTGTTGTAGTTACAGGCGGTGGATCATTAGTAAGAGGCTCACGTGAGCTTGCTGAAGAAGTGCTTGGAATGGAAGTTAACTTGGGATTTCCAACCGGTCTTTCAGGCGGACTAACAAAAGAAGTTGAGAGTCCTATTTTTGCAACAGGCGTGGGACTTGTTCTTCACAGAGTAAAAACACTGAACGATGCGTATAAACTTTCACCAACCGATAAAAAGAAGAAGTCAAAGAAGCTTAATGCGAAGGGAATACTTGCAAAGATAAAAGAATGGTTCGATGAACTATAA
- a CDS encoding FtsQ-type POTRA domain-containing protein: MAIFRKYRFLSLFFLIVLIVVSSVVLANKWKADSKYDKITIKGNVSVTRDEILDIARLKDTVAFDDELNLKIIQDRILRHPEIKKAFVSKQPPDELVIEVIEKRPLAIVSLDNEVKLIDEELELFTYKNIKKIFDLPVISGLKLTPSEVKSAKLKSEEIRIAMFMIMNTYKKNKVLYNNISEINFADPNAIVVYTNDIPFPCYLPRETESIANKDYQKTILNRLTYLNNYLTQIYPDNRNKKINYLDLRYSNQIVVNYQ, translated from the coding sequence ATGGCAATATTCCGCAAATATAGATTTCTGAGTTTATTCTTTCTGATAGTGCTGATTGTAGTGTCATCGGTAGTATTGGCAAATAAATGGAAGGCGGACAGCAAGTATGATAAGATTACAATTAAAGGAAATGTATCAGTAACCCGTGATGAAATACTGGATATTGCAAGATTAAAAGATACTGTTGCATTCGATGATGAGCTTAACTTAAAAATTATTCAGGATAGAATTTTAAGACATCCTGAAATTAAAAAAGCATTTGTAAGCAAACAGCCGCCGGATGAACTTGTGATTGAAGTTATTGAAAAGAGACCTCTTGCAATTGTAAGTCTTGATAACGAAGTGAAGTTAATTGATGAAGAACTTGAATTATTTACTTATAAGAACATCAAAAAGATATTCGATTTACCTGTGATAAGCGGATTGAAACTAACTCCCTCTGAAGTTAAGTCAGCAAAACTGAAAAGTGAAGAGATAAGAATTGCAATGTTTATGATTATGAATACTTACAAGAAAAATAAAGTTTTGTACAACAATATTTCTGAAATTAATTTTGCGGACCCGAATGCGATAGTTGTTTACACGAATGATATTCCGTTCCCATGTTATTTACCGAGAGAAACTGAAAGTATTGCGAATAAAGATTATCAGAAAACAATTCTAAACAGGTTAACATATTTGAATAATTACCTTACTCAGATCTATCCTGACAACAGGAATAAAAAAATAAATTATCTGGATTTACGTTACTCGAATCAGATTGTAGTAAACTATCAATAA
- the murC gene encoding UDP-N-acetylmuramate--L-alanine ligase, translating into MSEVFGNIKKVHFIGIGGIGMSGIAEYLAKNNYVVSGSDSYTTEISERLKNFGITIHEGHNTDFLLDDTELVIYSAAVKEDNPEYIKSVSLNIPTIKRAKALGEIVNDKFLIAVSGTHGKTTTTSMVAKILIENDLDPTVFVGGNLSFLDGSSSRIGNSNIAVVEADEYDRSFLTLKADVIIVNNIESDHLDIYENLEDIQNNFIKFCNLGKENCKVILNGDDENVRAIAGRIGKQKMFFGFDDENDFVIDNITYSEKTCSFKLNESQINLSVIGRHNMLNSSAAFLAARETGLNDEQISNGLQNFGGVKRRFELKFTNGIRVYDDYAHHPTEVKATLEAARSINLGRIITVFQPHLYSRTKDFYKAFSEAFAGTDILILDKIYPARELPIEGVTSDLIFKEFNKNYPKEAYSFNEKSDIFKKLKEIVKDKDIVIFQGAGTITNYCDEYVSIVKNKY; encoded by the coding sequence ATGAGCGAAGTATTCGGAAATATTAAAAAGGTACACTTCATAGGTATAGGGGGAATAGGAATGAGCGGGATAGCTGAATATCTCGCAAAGAATAATTATGTGGTCTCGGGAAGTGATTCGTACACTACTGAGATTTCCGAGCGTTTGAAAAATTTCGGAATAACGATACATGAAGGTCATAATACAGATTTTCTTCTGGATGACACTGAGCTTGTAATTTATTCGGCAGCTGTGAAAGAAGACAATCCGGAGTATATAAAATCAGTTTCATTAAATATTCCGACTATTAAAAGAGCGAAAGCTTTAGGTGAAATTGTAAACGATAAATTTTTAATTGCAGTAAGCGGGACACATGGTAAAACGACAACAACTTCGATGGTTGCAAAGATTTTAATTGAGAATGATCTTGACCCTACTGTTTTTGTCGGAGGTAATCTTTCATTTTTAGACGGCAGCTCATCAAGAATAGGGAACAGTAATATAGCGGTAGTGGAAGCTGATGAATATGACAGAAGCTTTCTTACACTGAAAGCAGATGTGATTATCGTAAATAATATTGAGTCAGACCATCTGGATATCTATGAAAATCTTGAAGACATACAAAACAATTTTATAAAGTTCTGCAATCTTGGAAAAGAGAATTGCAAAGTAATTTTAAATGGTGACGATGAAAATGTAAGAGCGATTGCAGGCAGAATTGGAAAACAAAAAATGTTTTTCGGGTTTGACGATGAAAATGATTTTGTTATTGATAACATCACTTATTCTGAAAAAACATGTTCATTTAAATTAAACGAATCACAAATAAATCTTTCGGTAATAGGAAGACACAATATGCTTAACTCTTCTGCTGCGTTTCTGGCAGCAAGAGAAACAGGATTAAATGATGAGCAGATTTCTAATGGATTACAGAACTTTGGTGGAGTGAAGAGAAGATTTGAGCTTAAGTTTACAAACGGAATAAGAGTTTACGATGACTATGCGCATCACCCAACAGAAGTAAAAGCAACGCTTGAAGCAGCACGTTCGATAAATCTCGGAAGAATTATCACAGTGTTTCAGCCGCATCTTTATTCGAGAACGAAAGATTTTTATAAAGCTTTCAGTGAGGCATTTGCTGGGACAGACATTCTTATTCTTGATAAAATTTATCCTGCAAGGGAACTGCCGATAGAAGGTGTAACAAGTGATTTGATATTTAAAGAGTTTAATAAAAATTATCCGAAGGAAGCATATTCCTTCAATGAGAAATCCGATATTTTCAAGAAGCTAAAAGAAATTGTAAAAGATAAAGACATTGTAATTTTTCAGGGAGCAGGAACGATAACTAACTACTGCGATGAGTATGTATCAATAGTAAAAAATAAATATTGA
- the murG gene encoding undecaprenyldiphospho-muramoylpentapeptide beta-N-acetylglucosaminyltransferase yields the protein MLKVIFAAGGTGGHIFPAIAIADEIKKKFPDAEILFIGAKGRIEEKIVPQNNYNIKLIEIAGFNREKYLMNISLPMKVVGSVLKSRRIIKDFKPDVVVGTGGFVCGPVIYAANRLKVPVLLQEGNSYPGKTIQYLSKKADKVVLTFEDSNKYVKRKNNILNIAHPIRTSLKLIDKKEALKSFNLPVENKTIFIFGASQGARGINIALDKIAPKLYEKNINLIWQTGVPDFKHYKDKYEPYSDKIKILDFIEKIAYAFSAADLVICRSGITSIMEIAYLELPAILIPLPTSAENHQEMNARSMMNRKAAVMLLQKDLDNEMYNTIEKYLYDENLLNELKTNVSKFSDIHAASKIADEVIKLAKL from the coding sequence GTGCTTAAAGTAATATTTGCTGCAGGCGGAACGGGAGGACATATTTTCCCCGCAATCGCTATTGCAGATGAAATAAAAAAGAAATTTCCCGATGCAGAAATTCTGTTTATCGGAGCTAAAGGAAGAATAGAAGAAAAAATAGTGCCGCAAAATAATTACAATATTAAGTTAATCGAAATTGCAGGATTCAACAGAGAGAAATATCTGATGAACATTTCTCTTCCCATGAAAGTAGTCGGCTCTGTTTTAAAAAGCAGAAGAATTATAAAAGACTTTAAGCCTGATGTTGTTGTCGGTACCGGCGGATTTGTATGCGGTCCGGTAATTTATGCAGCGAACAGATTAAAAGTCCCAGTGCTTTTACAGGAAGGAAATTCATATCCCGGAAAGACAATACAGTATTTATCTAAAAAAGCAGATAAAGTTGTTCTGACATTTGAAGACAGTAATAAATATGTAAAGAGAAAAAATAATATTTTGAACATTGCACATCCGATAAGAACATCATTGAAACTGATAGATAAGAAGGAAGCGTTGAAATCTTTCAATCTTCCGGTTGAAAATAAAACGATTTTTATATTCGGTGCAAGCCAAGGAGCAAGAGGAATTAACATAGCGCTGGATAAAATTGCTCCGAAGTTGTATGAAAAAAATATAAATCTGATATGGCAGACAGGCGTTCCTGACTTCAAACATTACAAAGATAAGTATGAACCTTACTCCGATAAAATAAAAATTTTGGATTTTATTGAAAAGATTGCTTATGCTTTTTCCGCCGCTGACTTAGTTATATGCCGCTCGGGAATTACAAGTATCATGGAAATTGCGTACTTAGAGCTTCCTGCAATATTGATCCCGCTGCCGACTTCCGCTGAAAATCATCAGGAAATGAATGCAAGAAGTATGATGAACAGAAAAGCTGCAGTGATGCTTTTGCAAAAAGATCTTGATAACGAAATGTACAACACGATTGAAAAATATTTATACGATGAAAATTTACTGAATGAATTGAAAACTAATGTTTCAAAGTTCTCTGATATACATGCAGCTTCTAAAATTGCAGATGAAGTTATAAAGCTTGCAAAATTATGA
- a CDS encoding cell division protein FtsW, with protein sequence MSDTSKHKIDIWILIPVLLMLFFSIGAVYSASSSFAMDKFSDPNMLFRQHTMRVLFGIVLIFAFAKLDYRMIQKYSKYLIWISILMLIYIFFGGVGMKGASRWISLGPLSFQPSDFAKYTLIIYVAALLARKKDYLHLLYKGYMVIIFYVLFVSMLVAFQPNFSVSMIILSTSFLMLFLSEVKLKHLIFTGLIILPFAVLFVLSKNYILNRLSSHSEYASGGNSNYQLMQAIIGFGNGGITGIGPGNSIQRDFYLPEAYGDFIFSIVGEEYGFIGTALIITLFALFMFRGYRIVKNVQDDFGRYLAFGITTVLSFYAVINMCVATGVIPTTGVPLPFISYGGTALFFNSIAVGILLNISSFATEKKEVEEFKFASA encoded by the coding sequence TTGAGCGATACATCAAAACATAAAATTGATATCTGGATTCTGATTCCTGTGCTGCTGATGCTATTCTTCAGCATTGGCGCAGTATACAGTGCAAGTTCATCTTTTGCTATGGATAAGTTTTCTGATCCCAATATGTTATTCCGCCAGCATACAATGAGAGTGTTATTTGGTATCGTTTTGATTTTTGCGTTCGCAAAACTTGATTACAGAATGATTCAAAAGTATTCAAAGTATCTGATATGGATTTCCATATTAATGCTTATCTATATTTTCTTCGGCGGAGTAGGAATGAAAGGCGCAAGCAGATGGATAAGTCTTGGTCCTTTAAGTTTTCAGCCTTCTGATTTTGCAAAGTACACTCTGATAATATACGTTGCAGCGTTGTTGGCAAGAAAAAAAGATTATTTACATTTGCTTTATAAAGGTTATATGGTAATTATTTTTTACGTGTTGTTTGTTTCGATGCTTGTTGCGTTTCAGCCGAATTTTTCGGTATCGATGATAATTCTTTCTACTTCATTTTTAATGTTATTTCTTTCCGAAGTGAAGCTGAAACATTTAATATTTACGGGATTGATTATTTTACCATTTGCAGTCTTATTCGTTCTTTCAAAAAATTATATACTCAATCGTCTTTCCTCTCACTCTGAATATGCATCAGGAGGAAATTCGAATTATCAGTTGATGCAGGCAATTATCGGATTTGGTAACGGCGGTATTACAGGAATCGGACCGGGGAATTCAATACAAAGAGATTTTTATTTACCTGAGGCATACGGTGATTTTATTTTTTCAATCGTCGGTGAAGAATATGGTTTCATTGGTACAGCTTTGATAATTACTTTGTTTGCTTTGTTCATGTTCAGAGGTTACAGAATTGTAAAAAATGTTCAGGATGATTTCGGAAGATATCTTGCATTCGGAATTACAACTGTACTTTCATTTTACGCAGTTATAAATATGTGTGTGGCTACTGGTGTTATTCCTACGACAGGCGTGCCGCTTCCTTTTATAAGTTACGGTGGAACAGCTTTGTTTTTTAATTCAATTGCAGTAGGGATTTTATTGAATATATCTTCTTTTGCAACGGAGAAGAAAGAAGTAGAAGAATTTAAATTTGCCAGTGCTTAA
- the murD gene encoding UDP-N-acetylmuramoyl-L-alanine--D-glutamate ligase, whose product MKQEEIKNTKFAVLGAGRSGIAITKLLLNNAAKEVLLTDEKELNANSLNIESDNFKIESNGFTDSILDYDVIIKSPGIPPSKEILMKARDLKKKIYSEVEAASWFCPAPIIGITGTNGKTTTTVLIGEIFKNAGYKTFVCGNVGKAFSEIVNDVTKDSIVVLELSSFQLEDIETLSPEVAIILNITPDHIDWHGSFENYLNAKLKISSNQSGDNLLVYNYDDEILRDKLKDYKKNIAAISVMENLYESDFNTGAYLMNGMLYYFDKKKNQLDDVVLRKDVYLKGNHNVYNVLAAIVAAKKFGISCDEIEETLMKFKGVEHRIEFVRELNGVPYYNDSKATNIDALIVALQSFDKNIVLILGGKDVNNDYNVVKDLVNDRVKEIIAVGSSKDKINNFFSPFKKVYVADSYEDAVSYSYKTSEAGDTVLLSPACKSFDMFNNFEERGTKFKELVNNL is encoded by the coding sequence TTGAAACAGGAAGAGATTAAAAATACAAAGTTTGCAGTGCTTGGGGCAGGAAGAAGCGGAATTGCAATTACAAAATTGTTATTAAATAACGCAGCAAAAGAGGTTCTCTTAACGGACGAAAAAGAATTGAATGCAAACAGTTTAAATATTGAATCAGATAATTTCAAAATCGAATCTAATGGATTTACAGATTCTATTTTAGATTATGATGTGATTATTAAAAGTCCGGGCATTCCTCCTTCTAAAGAAATTTTAATGAAGGCAAGAGATTTAAAGAAAAAAATATATTCTGAAGTTGAAGCTGCAAGTTGGTTTTGTCCTGCTCCGATTATTGGAATTACCGGTACTAATGGCAAAACTACAACTACAGTTCTCATAGGAGAAATTTTTAAAAATGCAGGATACAAGACTTTCGTATGTGGTAATGTAGGTAAAGCTTTTTCTGAAATTGTAAATGATGTTACCAAAGATTCAATAGTTGTTCTTGAATTAAGCAGTTTTCAGTTAGAAGATATAGAGACATTGAGTCCTGAAGTTGCAATAATTTTAAATATTACACCTGACCATATTGATTGGCACGGTTCATTTGAAAATTATCTGAATGCAAAATTAAAGATTTCATCAAATCAATCGGGTGATAATTTACTTGTTTACAACTATGATGATGAAATATTGCGTGACAAATTGAAAGATTATAAAAAAAACATTGCTGCTATAAGTGTAATGGAAAATTTATATGAATCTGATTTCAATACAGGTGCTTATTTGATGAATGGTATGCTTTATTATTTCGATAAAAAGAAAAATCAATTGGACGATGTAGTATTACGAAAAGATGTTTACCTCAAAGGAAACCATAATGTCTATAATGTTCTTGCAGCAATAGTTGCAGCCAAAAAATTCGGAATTTCATGTGATGAAATAGAAGAAACTTTAATGAAATTCAAAGGTGTTGAGCACAGAATAGAATTTGTAAGAGAATTGAACGGAGTGCCATACTACAATGATTCAAAAGCAACAAACATTGATGCTCTTATCGTTGCGTTACAATCATTTGATAAAAATATTGTTTTGATTCTTGGGGGTAAAGATGTAAACAACGATTATAATGTCGTGAAAGATTTAGTGAATGACAGAGTGAAAGAGATTATTGCCGTCGGTTCAAGCAAAGATAAAATAAATAATTTTTTCAGCCCTTTTAAAAAAGTTTACGTTGCAGATTCTTACGAAGACGCAGTGAGTTATTCATATAAAACAAGTGAAGCGGGGGATACGGTACTTCTTTCACCTGCATGTAAGAGCTTCGATATGTTCAACAACTTCGAAGAGCGCGGTACAAAATTTAAAGAATTAGTAAATAATCTATAA
- a CDS encoding phospho-N-acetylmuramoyl-pentapeptide-transferase encodes MLYKLAEWINAKFSPPGFDVFRFLTFRSAMAAITALLFCFVIGPKIIEILKKKQIGEAKKEDGPKFHWSKAGTPTMGGFIILLSVLIPVLLWGDLSNTYVLIMLFVTISLGAVGFLDDYLKVIKKYKKGLVEKYKLMFQLLVGLIVAVLVYFLPEFHKINSITTIPFLKNFEFDFSYFYIPIVVFIITAMSNAVNLTDGLDGLATGTVGIVALTLGVIAYVSGNVEAAKYLNIIYLKGNGELAIYCTALAGASLGFLWYNSYPAQVFMGDTGSLALGGAIGTLCILVKKEFLLPLLGGIFFVETVSVILQRYYFKYTKKRYGEGRRIFKMAPLHHHFEMKGIPEPKIVVRFYIVAVILAIMALATFKIR; translated from the coding sequence ATGCTCTATAAATTAGCTGAATGGATAAACGCAAAATTCAGTCCTCCGGGATTTGATGTATTTCGTTTCCTCACATTTCGTTCTGCAATGGCTGCTATAACAGCGCTGCTTTTTTGTTTTGTAATAGGGCCGAAAATAATTGAGATCCTGAAGAAAAAGCAAATCGGCGAAGCGAAGAAAGAAGACGGACCAAAATTTCACTGGTCAAAAGCAGGTACTCCCACTATGGGCGGCTTTATTATTCTGCTTTCAGTTTTAATTCCCGTTTTGTTATGGGGAGATTTGAGCAATACATATGTTTTAATAATGTTGTTTGTGACGATTTCGCTGGGAGCTGTAGGATTTCTTGATGATTATTTAAAAGTTATTAAAAAATATAAAAAAGGTCTTGTTGAAAAATATAAATTGATGTTTCAGCTTTTAGTAGGATTGATAGTAGCAGTCTTGGTATATTTTCTGCCGGAGTTTCATAAGATTAATTCGATTACAACAATTCCTTTTCTGAAAAATTTTGAATTTGATTTTTCATATTTCTATATACCGATAGTTGTGTTCATCATAACAGCAATGTCGAATGCTGTAAACTTAACAGACGGCCTTGATGGTCTTGCTACAGGAACAGTTGGTATTGTTGCTTTAACTTTGGGTGTGATTGCATATGTATCAGGTAACGTTGAGGCAGCAAAATATCTGAATATAATTTATTTAAAAGGTAACGGTGAGCTTGCAATTTATTGCACTGCATTGGCAGGGGCTTCACTCGGGTTTTTATGGTACAATTCATATCCTGCACAGGTTTTTATGGGAGATACGGGTTCGTTAGCATTGGGAGGCGCAATTGGAACATTATGCATACTTGTTAAAAAAGAATTTTTATTACCGCTGCTCGGCGGAATATTTTTCGTAGAAACAGTATCCGTTATTTTGCAAAGATATTATTTCAAGTACACAAAAAAGAGATACGGTGAAGGACGAAGAATTTTTAAAATGGCGCCGCTTCATCATCACTTTGAAATGAAGGGAATTCCTGAACCTAAGATAGTGGTAAGATTTTACATAGTAGCAGTTATACTTGCAATTATGGCTTTAGCAACATTTAAAATCAGATAA
- a CDS encoding UDP-N-acetylmuramoyl-tripeptide--D-alanyl-D-alanine ligase, which translates to MIRAEDFFKIETEAFYNIEKVAKYNFESAEIDSRRIKENQIFFAIKGENTDGHKYLKDVFKKGVKLAVVEKKWFLKNKKDFVNSSFIVVADTILSLGAFAQKHREKFGIPVLCIGGSNGKTTTKDLVASVLSQKYNVLKTEGNFNNHIGLPLTLLRLNDKHNFAVLEVGCNHFGEIKYLCEIAKPQYGMITNIGREHLEFFKTTKGVAKAEFELYDYLKKNNAVCFCNVDDDFINKYSDKLKKENKFTYSNKKSADVKGKFVKFNKDFEPELNITYKKSSFNVTVATFGKHSVVNGLAAASAGLYFDVSPMKIRKSLKEFKPTSSKRMEVIIKNGLTIINDAYNSNPDSVKMGLETINEFKTKGNKYAVLSDMLELGKASKNEHSYIGSLAVKLKLENLFTTGPESLNTYKSAKGVKNNLYFEKKTDLISHLKNNIKKNDVIYVKGSRGMKMEEVVENLIQNSNAL; encoded by the coding sequence GTGATAAGAGCAGAAGATTTTTTTAAAATAGAAACGGAAGCATTTTACAATATTGAGAAAGTTGCAAAATACAATTTTGAATCAGCGGAAATAGATTCCAGAAGAATAAAAGAAAATCAAATTTTTTTTGCAATAAAAGGTGAAAATACAGACGGTCATAAATATTTAAAGGATGTTTTTAAAAAAGGTGTAAAGCTTGCAGTAGTTGAAAAGAAATGGTTCTTAAAAAATAAAAAAGATTTTGTAAATAGTTCTTTTATAGTTGTTGCAGATACAATTTTATCTCTTGGTGCTTTCGCGCAAAAACATAGGGAGAAGTTTGGAATTCCCGTTTTGTGCATCGGCGGCAGCAATGGTAAAACGACAACAAAGGATTTAGTAGCAAGTGTTCTTTCACAAAAATACAACGTCTTAAAAACTGAAGGTAATTTTAATAATCATATTGGTCTGCCTTTAACACTTTTGAGATTAAACGATAAACATAATTTTGCAGTTCTTGAAGTCGGATGCAATCATTTTGGAGAGATAAAATATTTATGTGAGATTGCTAAACCTCAATATGGAATGATTACAAATATAGGAAGAGAGCATTTAGAATTTTTCAAAACAACTAAAGGCGTGGCTAAAGCAGAATTTGAATTATATGACTATCTGAAAAAAAATAACGCAGTCTGCTTTTGTAATGTTGATGACGATTTTATTAATAAATATTCAGACAAGTTAAAGAAAGAAAATAAATTTACTTATTCAAATAAGAAGTCAGCAGATGTGAAAGGAAAGTTTGTAAAGTTTAATAAAGATTTTGAACCTGAGTTGAATATTACTTATAAAAAAAGTTCTTTTAATGTAACAGTGGCAACTTTTGGAAAACACTCAGTAGTGAATGGTTTAGCTGCAGCAAGCGCTGGATTATATTTCGATGTTTCTCCTATGAAAATCAGAAAATCTTTAAAGGAGTTTAAACCGACAAGTTCAAAAAGAATGGAAGTTATAATAAAGAACGGACTAACAATTATAAATGATGCTTATAACAGCAATCCTGACTCCGTAAAGATGGGATTAGAAACAATCAACGAGTTTAAAACAAAAGGAAATAAATACGCAGTACTTTCGGATATGCTTGAGCTGGGTAAAGCAAGCAAGAATGAACATTCATACATAGGAAGTTTAGCGGTAAAATTAAAACTGGAAAATTTATTTACAACAGGTCCTGAGTCATTGAATACATACAAATCTGCAAAAGGTGTAAAAAATAATTTATACTTTGAAAAGAAAACTGATTTAATCAGTCATCTTAAAAATAACATTAAGAAAAATGACGTAATATACGTCAAAGGTTCTCGCGGAATGAAAATGGAAGAAGTTGTGGAAAACTTAATACAAAATTCTAATGCTCTATAA